Proteins encoded by one window of Enterococcus saccharolyticus subsp. saccharolyticus:
- a CDS encoding PolC-type DNA polymerase III has translation MSKEREKFEILLDQMQLDPEIQKHPLLQTGKMTQVVVHRQSKCWSFTLGFEKILPAMLYQNFYQHLQLAFKDIADVQLRIEAEDNQFDEQLLQDYWSLALANQNCDTPLVKQVLKSQFPKMQEKRIVLPVTNDAVISILQQQYLPLVETNYQRFGFDRFRIQPILDHKQAEADLQELAQRQQEQHEAFMQQAVESIASNEQRKKEKKQAPAALEGPIMLGRNIPADELITPMGNILEEERRVTIQGYVFDKEVRELRSKRKILILKITDYTSSFIVKKFSNGEKDEQIFDAISKGSWLKVRGSIQEDTFMRDLVMNAQDLMEIKHESRKDYAPEGEKRVELHLHSNMSTMDATNNVGDLVAQAGKWGHKAMAITDHGGAQAFPDAHQAGKKAGVKIIYGVEANVVDDGVEVAYNAQPVPLTDATYVVFDVETTGLSAVYDTIIELAAVKMHKGNVESSFDEFIDPGHRLSNTTVNLTGITDEMVRGSKSEEEVLRLFREFSEGAILVAHNASFDMGFLNMSYKKYGIPEADNPVIDTLELARYLYPEFKRFGLGVLSKKFGVSLEQHHRAIYDAEATGHLAWIFVKEAIEKHDMLLHEDLNRHVGGANSIKAARPFHATILVKTQAGLKNLFKLISMSNITYFHDKAPRIPRSELGKLRDGLLVGTACDKGEVFVAMMQKGYEAAKEKAKFYDYIEVMPKPVYAPLIEQELVKSEKDLEDIIQKLVAIGDELGKPVVATGNVHYLNEEDAIYRKILINSMGGANPLNRHSLPKVHFRTTDEMLTEFQFLGNELAKKIVVENPNDLVDSCEVVVPVKDDLYTPKIPGSEQEITDLSYNRAREIYGNPLPEIVEKRLEKELNSIIGNGFSVIYLISQKLVHKSNQDGYLVGSRGSVGSSFVATMTGITEVNPLAPHYFCPECQYSEFYEDGSYGSGFDMPEKACPKCGTRLKKDGHDIPFETFLGFHGDKVPDIDLNFSGEYQPEAHNYTKVLFGEEYVYRAGTIGTVADKTAYGFVKGYERDHNLHYRGAEIDRLAKGATGVKRTTGQHPGGIIVIPDYMDVYDFTPIQYPADDLDSEWRTTHFDFHSIHDNILKLDILGHDDPTVIRMLQDLSGIDPKTIPTDDPEVMRIFEGTDVLGVHPDAIYSKTGTLGIPEFGTRFVRGMLEQTHPSTFAELLQISGLSHGTDVWLGNAEELIRQGTADLANVIGCRDDIMVYLMHAGLDDGLAFKIMESVRKGKGIPDDWQVEMKKQNVPDWYIDSCLKIKYMFPKAHAAAYVLMALRVAYFKVYFPILYYCAYFSVRADDFDLVAMAKGKDAVKERMKEITDKGMDASTKEKNLLTVLELCNEMIERGYEFGMIDLYKSDAENFVIDGKKLIAPFRAVPSLGLNVAKQIVEARKNGPFLSKEDLANRGKVSKTLIEYMTDNGVLKDLPDENQLSLFDM, from the coding sequence TTGTCTAAAGAAAGAGAGAAGTTTGAAATATTATTGGATCAAATGCAATTAGATCCAGAGATACAAAAACATCCCTTACTACAAACAGGAAAAATGACCCAAGTCGTGGTACATCGCCAGTCAAAATGTTGGTCATTTACCTTGGGATTTGAAAAAATATTGCCTGCGATGTTGTATCAAAATTTTTACCAACATCTCCAACTTGCATTTAAAGATATTGCAGATGTACAACTACGAATTGAAGCAGAAGACAATCAGTTTGATGAACAGTTATTACAAGACTATTGGTCGTTAGCATTAGCGAACCAAAACTGTGATACGCCATTAGTGAAACAAGTGTTAAAATCACAATTTCCTAAAATGCAAGAGAAGCGTATTGTATTGCCAGTAACCAATGATGCGGTGATTTCCATTTTGCAACAGCAATATTTACCGCTGGTTGAAACAAATTATCAACGTTTTGGTTTCGATCGTTTTCGTATCCAACCAATTCTTGACCATAAACAAGCAGAAGCAGACTTGCAAGAATTGGCACAACGTCAACAAGAACAGCATGAAGCATTTATGCAACAAGCCGTAGAAAGTATCGCTTCGAATGAACAACGCAAAAAAGAGAAAAAACAAGCGCCAGCTGCTTTGGAAGGTCCTATTATGTTAGGGCGCAATATTCCTGCTGATGAACTAATCACTCCAATGGGAAATATTTTGGAAGAAGAACGTCGTGTGACGATTCAAGGATATGTATTTGATAAAGAAGTGCGTGAATTACGATCAAAACGTAAGATTTTAATCTTAAAAATTACCGACTATACGTCATCATTTATCGTTAAAAAATTCTCAAATGGCGAGAAAGATGAACAAATATTTGATGCGATTTCGAAAGGTAGTTGGCTAAAAGTTCGTGGAAGTATTCAAGAAGATACCTTCATGCGCGATTTGGTTATGAATGCGCAAGATTTAATGGAAATCAAACATGAATCACGTAAAGATTATGCACCTGAAGGCGAAAAACGTGTGGAATTACATCTACATTCCAATATGAGTACGATGGATGCGACCAATAATGTGGGAGATTTAGTTGCACAAGCCGGTAAGTGGGGCCACAAAGCGATGGCGATTACCGATCACGGGGGGGCACAAGCCTTTCCTGATGCCCATCAAGCCGGAAAAAAAGCAGGCGTTAAAATTATCTATGGCGTGGAAGCAAATGTAGTGGATGATGGTGTCGAAGTTGCTTACAATGCACAACCTGTTCCATTAACTGATGCAACCTATGTCGTTTTTGACGTGGAAACAACTGGTTTATCAGCTGTTTACGACACGATTATTGAATTAGCCGCTGTGAAAATGCATAAAGGAAATGTCGAATCGTCTTTTGATGAATTTATTGATCCTGGACATCGTTTATCTAATACAACCGTGAATTTAACAGGAATTACAGATGAAATGGTTCGTGGGTCAAAATCGGAGGAAGAGGTTTTACGATTGTTCCGTGAATTTTCAGAAGGGGCAATTCTCGTTGCCCATAATGCTTCATTTGATATGGGCTTTTTAAATATGAGTTATAAAAAATACGGTATTCCTGAAGCCGATAATCCGGTTATTGATACGCTGGAATTGGCTCGTTACTTGTATCCTGAATTTAAACGTTTTGGTTTAGGGGTATTATCGAAAAAATTTGGTGTTTCATTGGAACAACATCACCGTGCGATTTATGATGCGGAAGCCACAGGGCACTTGGCGTGGATTTTCGTTAAAGAAGCGATTGAAAAACATGATATGTTGCTTCATGAAGATTTAAACCGTCATGTTGGTGGGGCAAATTCGATTAAAGCTGCTCGACCATTTCACGCAACGATTTTGGTGAAAACTCAAGCAGGTTTAAAAAATCTCTTTAAACTAATTTCGATGTCTAATATTACTTATTTCCATGACAAAGCGCCACGGATTCCTCGGTCAGAATTAGGGAAATTACGTGATGGTTTACTGGTAGGGACTGCCTGTGATAAAGGCGAAGTCTTTGTTGCTATGATGCAAAAAGGATATGAAGCAGCGAAAGAGAAAGCGAAGTTTTATGATTATATCGAAGTGATGCCAAAACCTGTTTATGCACCGTTGATTGAGCAAGAATTAGTGAAAAGTGAAAAAGATTTAGAAGATATTATTCAAAAATTAGTTGCGATTGGTGATGAACTAGGTAAACCTGTTGTTGCTACAGGAAATGTGCACTATTTGAATGAAGAAGATGCTATTTATCGTAAAATTTTGATTAATTCAATGGGGGGCGCCAATCCTTTAAATCGCCACAGTTTACCAAAAGTACATTTTAGAACCACCGATGAAATGTTGACAGAATTCCAATTTTTAGGCAATGAACTTGCGAAAAAAATCGTCGTGGAAAATCCAAACGATTTAGTCGACAGTTGTGAGGTAGTCGTACCTGTTAAAGACGATTTATATACGCCAAAAATTCCAGGATCTGAACAAGAAATTACCGATTTGAGTTACAATCGTGCCAGAGAAATTTATGGTAATCCATTACCAGAAATTGTTGAAAAACGGTTAGAAAAAGAACTGAATTCGATTATCGGAAATGGTTTCTCCGTTATCTACTTAATTTCACAAAAATTGGTACACAAGAGTAATCAAGATGGGTATTTGGTTGGTTCTCGTGGATCGGTTGGTTCTAGTTTTGTGGCGACGATGACAGGGATTACCGAAGTCAATCCATTAGCCCCGCATTATTTTTGTCCAGAATGCCAATATTCAGAGTTTTATGAAGATGGTTCCTATGGTTCAGGTTTTGATATGCCTGAAAAAGCTTGTCCAAAATGTGGTACGCGTTTGAAAAAAGATGGTCATGATATTCCATTTGAGACTTTCTTAGGTTTCCATGGAGATAAAGTACCCGATATCGATTTGAACTTCTCAGGAGAATATCAGCCAGAAGCGCATAACTATACGAAAGTCTTGTTTGGTGAGGAATACGTGTACCGTGCGGGAACAATTGGTACAGTTGCAGATAAGACCGCCTATGGTTTCGTAAAAGGTTATGAGCGTGATCATAATCTGCATTATAGAGGTGCTGAAATTGATCGCTTAGCCAAAGGTGCGACAGGTGTTAAACGGACGACTGGTCAGCATCCGGGTGGGATTATTGTTATTCCTGACTATATGGACGTGTATGATTTCACGCCGATTCAATATCCTGCTGATGATTTGGATTCTGAATGGCGAACCACTCACTTTGATTTCCATTCGATTCATGACAATATTTTGAAACTTGATATCCTAGGACACGATGATCCGACCGTGATTCGTATGTTGCAAGATTTATCGGGAATTGATCCGAAAACTATCCCAACCGATGATCCAGAAGTGATGCGTATTTTTGAAGGGACCGATGTATTAGGTGTTCATCCTGATGCCATTTATTCTAAGACTGGAACGCTAGGTATTCCAGAATTTGGTACCCGTTTTGTACGAGGAATGTTGGAGCAAACCCATCCATCGACTTTTGCGGAATTACTCCAAATTTCTGGACTATCACATGGAACCGACGTATGGTTAGGTAACGCCGAAGAACTGATCCGTCAAGGTACAGCAGATTTAGCGAATGTAATTGGGTGTCGTGATGATATCATGGTTTATTTAATGCATGCTGGATTAGATGATGGATTAGCCTTTAAGATTATGGAAAGTGTGCGTAAAGGAAAAGGAATTCCGGATGATTGGCAAGTCGAAATGAAGAAACAAAATGTACCCGATTGGTATATTGATTCTTGTTTGAAAATCAAGTATATGTTCCCGAAAGCCCATGCGGCAGCGTATGTGTTAATGGCATTACGTGTGGCATATTTCAAAGTGTATTTCCCAATTCTATATTATTGTGCATATTTCTCGGTTCGTGCAGATGACTTTGACTTAGTTGCGATGGCAAAAGGAAAAGATGCAGTGAAAGAACGAATGAAAGAAATTACCGATAAAGGGATGGATGCATCCACGAAAGAGAAAAACTTATTAACTGTTTTAGAGTTGTGTAATGAAATGATTGAACGCGGGTATGAATTTGGGATGATTGATTTATACAAATCAGACGCTGAAAATTTTGTAATTGATGGGAAAAAATTAATTGCCCCATTCCGTGCAGTACCTAGTTTGGGTCTAAACGTAGCGAAACAAATCGTAGAAGCGCGTAAAAATGGTCCGTTCTTATCTAAAGAAGATTTGGCTAATCGTGGGAAAGTATCTAAGACATTAATTGAGTATATGACAGACAATGGGGTGTTAAAAGATTTACCAGATGAAAACCAACTATCACTATTTGATATGTGA
- the rlmD gene encoding 23S rRNA (uracil(1939)-C(5))-methyltransferase RlmD, protein MSTIQLNTGQTLQLKIKRLGINGEGIGYYKRLIIFVPRALPGEEIIAKVTKATPTFAEAALTKIVKKSRDRVQPPCHFYDRCGGCQLQHLSYNKQLDFKKDLLAQALAKFKPKNYQNYELRDTLGMDDPWHYRNKAQFQLRYNAKQMRAEAGLYEQNSHRLVAIDDCLVQEKTTQKVINTVMQLVNKYQIPIYDERKNSGILRTLMVRIGIETGETQLVFITNSPKLPQKNALIREINQRLPEVVSIMQNVQNKKTSLVMGDDTLHLWGKEAIEEHLNGLIFDLSARAFFQLNPKQTSVLYNEAIKALEITENETVVDAYCGVGTIGLSVADKAKEVRGMDIIPQAIADAKRNAQRMGYENTHYETGTAEDLLPKWLNDGFTPDSIVVDPPRTGLDDKLLQAILKHTPKKLVYVSCNVSTLAKDLKKLSTVFKVDYLQSVDMFPQTARCEVVAKLTRI, encoded by the coding sequence ATGTCAACTATACAACTAAATACTGGACAAACATTACAACTGAAAATTAAACGGCTAGGCATCAATGGTGAAGGTATTGGCTATTATAAACGTCTGATTATTTTTGTCCCGCGAGCATTACCAGGAGAAGAAATTATTGCCAAAGTAACCAAAGCAACACCAACTTTTGCTGAAGCAGCGCTAACGAAAATTGTCAAAAAAAGTCGTGATCGTGTACAACCTCCGTGTCATTTTTACGATCGTTGTGGCGGTTGCCAGTTGCAACATTTATCTTATAACAAACAATTAGATTTCAAAAAAGATTTATTAGCACAAGCATTAGCCAAATTCAAACCTAAGAATTATCAAAACTATGAATTGCGTGATACCTTAGGGATGGATGATCCATGGCATTACCGCAATAAAGCACAATTCCAATTACGCTATAATGCCAAACAAATGCGGGCTGAAGCTGGATTATATGAACAAAATTCCCATCGTCTTGTGGCGATTGACGATTGCTTGGTGCAAGAAAAAACCACGCAAAAAGTCATTAATACGGTCATGCAATTAGTAAACAAATATCAAATTCCAATTTACGATGAACGAAAAAATTCGGGAATTTTACGCACATTAATGGTACGAATTGGTATTGAAACGGGTGAAACACAACTAGTCTTCATTACAAATTCACCTAAATTACCACAAAAAAATGCCCTAATTCGTGAAATCAACCAACGTCTACCAGAAGTCGTTTCCATCATGCAAAACGTCCAAAATAAAAAAACATCTCTTGTAATGGGTGACGATACCCTCCATTTATGGGGCAAAGAAGCTATTGAAGAACATTTAAATGGATTAATTTTCGATTTATCGGCCCGTGCATTTTTCCAATTAAATCCGAAACAAACAAGTGTCTTGTATAACGAGGCCATTAAAGCACTCGAGATTACGGAGAATGAAACAGTGGTTGATGCGTATTGTGGTGTTGGAACAATTGGTTTAAGTGTGGCGGATAAAGCCAAAGAAGTGCGTGGGATGGATATTATTCCCCAAGCGATTGCCGATGCCAAACGAAATGCTCAACGTATGGGCTATGAAAACACCCATTATGAGACTGGCACTGCAGAAGATTTACTACCGAAATGGCTAAATGACGGATTTACACCTGATAGTATCGTAGTTGATCCACCACGTACCGGTTTAGACGACAAATTATTACAAGCGATTTTAAAACATACGCCTAAAAAGTTAGTCTACGTCTCCTGTAACGTCTCCACTTTAGCAAAAGATTTGAAAAAATTATCCACAGTTTTCAAAGTCGATTATTTGCAATCTGTCGATATGTTTCCACAAACAGCACGCTGCGAAGTTGTTGCCAAGTTAACACGTATTTAA
- the recX gene encoding recombination regulator RecX, producing MLKVINVRKEKGAFYQVSFEDKRELRISEDLLVRHRLLKGTEIDETTFEELKKSAGYDVGLQMAMNYISYQLRTEQEMRSYLKEKEINTEDSQKIIQRLKELQLIDDVVYGQSYIRTQLRLSDKGPQALMQQLRKKGVKEDVIQEVMILYTNEQQIEIGLRTANKMLRTIRGKSHRETLQKLRMKLMQKGFSNDVITIVMEEIPNEKDDEEEWEALQKEGTKLVRRHRTDKQKIKQKLYQKGFDFDLIQRFIDEEVIDGD from the coding sequence ATGTTAAAAGTAATAAATGTACGCAAAGAAAAAGGTGCTTTTTATCAAGTCAGTTTTGAAGATAAACGAGAGTTACGAATTTCTGAGGATTTATTAGTTCGTCATCGTTTATTAAAAGGGACCGAGATTGACGAAACGACATTTGAAGAATTAAAAAAAAGCGCAGGATATGATGTTGGTTTACAAATGGCGATGAATTATATTAGTTATCAACTTCGGACAGAACAAGAAATGCGAAGTTATTTGAAAGAGAAAGAAATCAATACCGAAGACAGTCAGAAAATTATTCAACGCTTAAAAGAATTACAATTGATTGATGATGTCGTGTATGGTCAGAGTTATATTCGTACGCAACTACGTTTGAGTGATAAAGGGCCACAAGCATTGATGCAGCAACTACGTAAAAAAGGCGTGAAAGAAGATGTAATTCAAGAAGTAATGATCCTTTATACAAACGAACAACAAATAGAAATTGGATTACGAACAGCGAATAAAATGTTACGAACCATTCGTGGGAAAAGTCATCGTGAAACATTACAAAAATTACGCATGAAGTTAATGCAAAAAGGCTTCTCTAACGATGTTATTACAATTGTTATGGAAGAAATTCCTAACGAAAAAGACGATGAAGAAGAATGGGAAGCATTACAAAAAGAAGGGACGAAATTAGTCCGTAGACATCGTACAGATAAACAAAAAATAAAACAAAAATTGTATCAAAAAGGATTTGATTTTGATTTAATCCAACGATTTATTGATGAGGAAGTAATAGATGGAGACTGA
- the mutY gene encoding A/G-specific adenine glycosylase, translated as METENWLEWDEDTIHSFQEIFLTWYHQEKRNLPWRANTHPYNIWISEIMLQQTRVDTVIGYYYRFMEEFPTIQDLANADEQKLLKIWEGLGYYSRARNLKVAAQQIMDDFDGVFPNTPEEISTLKGIGPYTTGAISSIAFGLPEPAIDGNIMRVVSRLFEIDEDIAKASSRKVFDAATRAIISHEQPGEMNQAFMDLGSNICNPTAPRCEECPIQQFCLAYKNKRQTQFPIKTKKMKPKDVYYIAGAIENANHEFLLLQRPETGLLAKMWHFPLQEVTKQEYTEFVHTWQKDDEQQLSSDLVAEELSPQIFDDFPVVWQKKHYGEITHIFSHLKWHVLLFYGRTRENFVPENGQWVQSDDFSTFVFPKPQQKLVSQFNKYQKLDKHF; from the coding sequence ATGGAGACTGAAAACTGGTTGGAATGGGATGAAGATACCATTCATTCTTTCCAAGAGATATTTTTAACTTGGTATCACCAAGAAAAACGGAATTTACCTTGGCGTGCGAATACGCATCCCTATAATATTTGGATTTCTGAAATCATGTTGCAACAAACCCGTGTCGATACAGTCATTGGTTATTATTATCGCTTCATGGAAGAATTTCCGACAATTCAAGACCTAGCTAACGCGGATGAACAAAAGTTATTGAAAATTTGGGAAGGTTTAGGTTACTATTCGCGTGCTCGAAACTTAAAAGTAGCTGCGCAACAAATCATGGATGACTTTGATGGTGTCTTTCCAAATACACCAGAAGAGATTAGTACATTAAAAGGAATTGGCCCTTATACCACAGGCGCAATTAGTAGTATTGCATTTGGTTTACCTGAACCAGCGATTGATGGCAATATCATGCGAGTGGTTAGCCGTTTATTTGAAATAGACGAGGATATTGCTAAAGCTAGTAGCCGGAAAGTATTTGATGCAGCAACACGAGCAATTATTTCTCATGAACAACCTGGTGAGATGAATCAAGCGTTTATGGATTTAGGTTCAAATATCTGCAATCCTACTGCACCAAGATGTGAAGAATGCCCAATTCAACAATTTTGCTTAGCTTACAAAAACAAGCGTCAAACACAATTTCCAATTAAAACGAAAAAAATGAAACCAAAAGATGTCTATTATATTGCTGGAGCGATTGAAAATGCCAATCATGAATTTTTATTGCTACAACGACCTGAAACTGGACTATTAGCCAAAATGTGGCATTTTCCATTACAAGAAGTCACTAAACAGGAATACACAGAATTCGTTCATACTTGGCAAAAAGATGACGAACAGCAATTGAGTTCAGATTTAGTGGCAGAAGAGTTGTCACCACAAATTTTTGATGACTTTCCGGTTGTTTGGCAAAAGAAACACTATGGTGAAATCACGCATATTTTTAGTCATTTGAAATGGCATGTTCTTTTATTTTATGGTCGTACCAGAGAAAACTTTGTACCAGAAAATGGGCAATGGGTTCAATCAGATGATTTTTCAACATTCGTTTTTCCAAAACCACAACAAAAACTGGTATCACAGTTCAATAAATATCAGAAACTTGATAAACATTTCTAG
- a CDS encoding nucleoside tri-diphosphate phosphatase: MRVPKEGEFVSIQSYKHDGNLHRTWRDTMVLKTSEHSMIGVNDHTLVTESDGRRWVTREPAIVYFHKKYWFNVIAMIREKGVSYYCNLASPYLLDEEALKYIDYDLDIKVFPDGEKRLLDVDEYELHSKIMHYPQDVDFILKENVKILVDWINNGKGPFSEGYVDIWYNRYKQLSQK, encoded by the coding sequence ATGCGAGTTCCAAAAGAAGGCGAGTTTGTCAGCATTCAAAGCTACAAGCATGATGGCAATTTGCATCGTACGTGGCGAGATACTATGGTATTGAAAACCAGCGAACATTCCATGATTGGTGTTAACGATCATACATTGGTAACTGAATCGGATGGAAGACGTTGGGTAACCCGAGAACCAGCTATTGTGTACTTTCACAAAAAATACTGGTTTAATGTAATAGCAATGATTCGAGAAAAGGGGGTTTCCTATTATTGTAACCTAGCTTCACCTTATTTATTGGATGAAGAAGCACTGAAATACATTGATTATGATTTAGATATCAAAGTTTTTCCTGATGGCGAAAAACGATTATTGGATGTTGATGAATATGAATTGCACAGCAAAATCATGCATTATCCACAAGATGTCGATTTTATTCTAAAGGAAAACGTCAAAATTTTAGTCGATTGGATCAATAATGGAAAAGGACCATTCTCCGAGGGTTATGTCGATATATGGTATAACCGCTACAAGCAATTGTCGCAGAAATGA
- a CDS encoding GNAT family N-acetyltransferase — MLIAHTRDTMSDIYLDALKIRNQVFVIEQNVPLELEIDQYEAHTVHFVLYDEQRQPLATVRLLPKENQTMKVQRMAVLNEHRQKGLGKVIMDAAEDFAKEQGYQQLVLGAQLTAVPFYERLGYQAEGDIFLDAEIEHVAMTKEV; from the coding sequence GTGTTAATTGCACATACAAGAGATACCATGAGTGATATTTATTTAGACGCATTAAAAATACGCAACCAAGTTTTTGTGATTGAACAAAATGTTCCTTTAGAATTGGAAATTGACCAATACGAAGCACACACCGTACATTTTGTTTTATATGATGAACAAAGACAGCCTTTAGCAACTGTTCGTCTATTGCCTAAGGAAAATCAAACGATGAAAGTCCAACGCATGGCTGTTTTAAACGAACACCGCCAAAAAGGGCTTGGAAAAGTCATCATGGATGCTGCAGAAGACTTCGCCAAAGAACAAGGTTATCAACAACTCGTATTAGGCGCACAACTAACTGCGGTCCCATTTTACGAGCGCTTAGGTTATCAAGCAGAAGGCGACATCTTTTTAGATGCCGAAATTGAGCATGTGGCCATGACGAAGGAAGTTTAA